TCGTCAGGCACCTGGGTCCGTCGCCGGGCTTCCTCGGCCGACAATACGTATTCGCTGCGCTCGCCTTTCTCGACCCAATCACGAATCGCATCCACATATGAAGTGCGCAGACGCTTGGCCTCCGCGGCGACGTCCGCCGGCATTGTGAACGTCTGCGGATCCAACGAACGGACTCCGTCGTTAACTCCTGCCGACTCGGCTGGCCGCACGATTCGACCTTGCTCGTCGATCCACACCGCCATCGGCACGTTGATGATGTCGTAGAGTTCTCCGACGATGTGCTTCTGATCGATCAAGCACGGGTACTCGGGAATTCCTGCTCGAGCGAGCAATCGATCGTCCCAACCCATGATGTCTTTGAGCAAGTCCGGCATTTCGGTCGAAGACGGCCGAATGAAGTCGCGGACGGCGGCCGCGCCTCCGCTATCGAACGCGACCGCGATGACGGTGAAGCCCTGGTCTTTCAGTTCTTCGTAAAGGCCCTGCCAAACTGGCAGGTCATAACGGCATCCTCACCAGGAGGCCCACGCGGCGATTAACACCTTCTTGCCGCGGTAGTCGGACAGCCGATGCATCTTGCCGTCGAGGTCCGGCAGTTCGAAATCCGGAGCCTCGAGCGACTTCAATGCGGCGCGGCGGGTTCCCGCGTTCTCACCGAAATACCAGACGCCATTTTTGTCGTCGTGCAGCGTCGGCTGGCCCATCAATCGCGCGAACGATGCGAGGTTGAAGCTCTGCCGAT
This is a stretch of genomic DNA from Candidatus Binatus sp.. It encodes these proteins:
- a CDS encoding redoxin domain-containing protein, whose translation is MPIEVIYADRPSQAITAKAERDNLWLSAAELAKVSGWELKPEGVCKGGVCVPIPVGREADFVRDNRQSFNLASFARLMGQPTLHDDKNGVWYFGENAGTRRAALKSLEAPDFELPDLDGKMHRLSDYRGKKVLIAAWASWUGCRYDLPVWQGLYEELKDQGFTVIAVAFDSGGAAAVRDFIRPSSTEMPDLLKDIMGWDDRLLARAGIPEYPCLIDQKHIVGELYDIINVPMAVWIDEQGRIVRPAESAGVNDGVRSLDPQTFTMPADVAAEAKRLRTSYVDAIRDWVEKGERSEYVLSAEEARRRTQVPDDTDALAMANFRLGEHLFERGHRDEALKYFAEARRLRPDSWCFIRQTWELEQPGKASGPEFFAMVQALGDRHYYTPLELKPSAK